From the Cucumis sativus cultivar 9930 chromosome 5, Cucumber_9930_V3, whole genome shotgun sequence genome, the window GTAGATAAGGCTATTGTGGCAGCTTCATCGTAAGGATATCTGCAAGTtacaatcaaaatcaataaaagtaTATGTTCAAAGGAATCTGGATCAATCAACCATTAACCAACTAAATTTTATGATAGAAAAATGGAACAAACCAGCATACGTGCACACACACAAACCACTAGAAAACGAAATTAAGAAGAACCTAATCAATCAATTATGAAACtgctaatttttcttttaatgattaAAGAAGGGTATAAAGCAAACACATACTGAAATTTCTAATCAGTATGATAACTTACCGAAATACACCACAGGATATGGCAGGAAAAGCAATATATTGAATGTTATTCTCCTTTGCCACGGCCAAGGAATTTCTAAATCAACATGACAATAGAAAACGTTGAGTCCATAATGATAAATcaaactgaaaagaaaaatgcaattaCATAACAAGAACCTATATGCGCTTCTCAATAGGGCCTGGGGGTTTCTACTAGCATTGTAGATGGGTCCAACAGTATGGATTACATGAGATGCTGGCAACTGAAAACCTCTGCATTTTAACATCACATTAGCATGTACAAATGAAACTATTGATCATGATCAGCTACGAAATCAAAAGATCCTACGGCGTAATCCTTGCTTCTCCAGTTGGACAACGGATTCCAGGTTGGACTTCTTGGACAGAATAACATGCTTGTATGAGATCTGGCCCAGCAGCATTATGTATGGCTACAAAACAGTGAGGAAAAAATATTCAAGATGGTAAGTTCATCCAAgttataaaaccaaaataatgttgaaaCTCCTTACCTCCATCAGCACCACCACCTCCAAGCATTACCTGATTTGCTGGATTgacctaaataaaatttaagccAAAGAAAACTAAGTTTAATAGATTTCATGGTATTGGAAACTCCTaacaataagaaaatacaGGATAAAACATATGGTCCATGTGGGTCCTTCTTGCAGATGTAGTATAATAAGTAATAGTTTTTTGATAGAAAGTGTaattagtaaataataatagttttttaattttaaattagagtTTGTTGGTTAGTTAATTTACTGAGCAAGTGGGGTTAAATCTTCTATAATTACAAAGGTGCTTCTCTTGAATATTCATCTGCTTGATGCATGATTACATCACTTGCACCGCACAATGAGCTAAATAAAGGTGCTTAATCAGGAGATACAACACAGCATCCCAAAAAAGTTGGATGAGTACATTAAATTTCATAGTGCGTGCATTGATCCAAACAGAGCTAGTAGGATCACAAAGAATTCAGTCAAGACTGACGTCGACATTGGAATTAAGATGCATAATATTAGAGATGAACCATGGAAAATATTTGTCACCATGTAATGGCCAAACAGGAAATCATTTTGGAAGACAGTTTGCAATTTTGGCATGCAAGGCAAGGTAGTCGATAACCTTTTTTTATGTAAGAAACTACaatttcattgagaaaaatgaaagaatacaagaaaatacaaaaaacaagCCCCAACAAAAATAGGAGTTTGACTCTAACCTTAGCTACAGAAAATGACGCTAgcctaaaaaaacaataccaCTATCATGCTACAAAAGGCTTGAAGATCGACCCTCAAAGGAGATGTTAAACTTATCCCCCTCCCATAACCTCCTAACCTCTCTATGAATTCAATTGTTCCTGGAAATATTCAAGAACTCtgaatcaataataaacactTTTGGACAAGAAATCTTAGAGAGGTCAAcagaaggagaagaaatagACAAGAAATCTTCTTCTGAGGCACCTCAATAGTATTTACACTATTTTTAAGCAAAACCCAAGATAGAATACCAATTCTATTTGGAGCTTTAGACTTCCATCAACCTGATAATAATTCTTAGACCTCTCGCTAAACCAACCGCAGACCTTCCCCCTTCTCAACCCCTTCAGACTAGAAATTCCTCATGATCCCTAGACACTCACAAAATTAGCAATTCTAAAAGGAGaccataaataaatgaaattttcacTCAGCATCACCTAGATGAGGATAAGCTGCCCTTTAGAAAAACAAGTTCTTTTTTCCATGTGGACAACCACTTTGAACTTTCAAACATAGGGTTCCATGAAAAACAGGCTAATCGGATTACAACCCAAGAGAAACATAGCTACCTAGGCTCCTAACTTGAACCAGCAATAATTCATCCTCAAGATGGAGCTCTTCCTGTCGTTATTCATAAGATCAAAAATCTCTTCAAAAAGTGATAAAAACTATTAAGGTTAAGAAAGGAACTCACTTGACCCGATCAAGAAAAGAGTATGCCAactataaattgaaaatacgTAATTCCCATTGAGTGGGAATCGAATCCTTTGCAGATGACTTAAATATGTGATAGGTTATCATAAGTGGAAAAGTGGTCTTGTTGTCACGATCCACTAAGATTCAGCCCTACTTTGAATCCGATtcgaaaagaaaaggcaaaaggTGAACCAAATCCTTCCCCACCTTAAGCCCCTCAACCACTATCCACTTCTTCCTCTACACCTAAGAGCACTAACCTGCTTAGGTCATTGACCAccaagagaaagagagaaggtGACAAAGGGTCACCTTGCCTTGGACCGTCACGGTAGTTCATTAGTTTGGTGCCCTCCTTCTTTATCTTCATTCTTGGAGTTATGGTTTAGTTTAGAATGCAATTACacttttaatcaaataaattatatatatatataaattgggACTTGGGAACCATTTAGAATTTGagcttaaaaattatttttttcacttacGTAGTTTAAAGaagataagaaaataataaaaagtagtGCCTACGTTTTAGTTGTTTTCACTTGATGTGATCTCACCAAAGTTGTCATCCTTTGGAAATCATGGAAATTGAAATCATTTCTAATGAACTCTACTGCATACAGTAACCTAAAACTATACAAATAAAAGCCCCCAATCACAATTCTATAAAAGAATACTTCACAATTTTGACTCTGTCCTTTTGATTCTTGTTTTTGAACCATCATTTTGAAGTCTTTTTGTTGGTCTTTGCCTATCCCCGACAATACTACATGCCTCATGACAATTATTTTGGTCGCTCATCCTTTTCatgatattaaaaagaatatatggCTTGCTTTCTATAGTGCTTTATTCTGAATTCTTTGGATTGCTCAAAAAGGCCAACTCTTCATGGAGGTTTCCTGCTCTTTTGATCACTTTCTGGAACTTGTACTCTCTAGTGGTGCAAGAACAagcaattattattttataaagcTTTTTCCATTTAGTCTTCAATGGGAGAGTCTTTTTGAATTTCAGTGTTTGgagtttttactttttactagtatatttcattcatcaataaaattgtttcttacaaaaaggggaaaaaaatcaaagttctaCAAAACAATTCTCAGTGAGTATTGATGATTCTAAGAGCCTACAGGACAAAGTCAAGCAATGGGGAAGCAATCCAACCCCTAAGTAATGTTCCCATTTCAATTCAACTACGAACTTAAAGCGATtcataaaaaacaaaccatcCCATCATTCAAACAAAAGATGGTTCTGATCATTACTCAAAGACACAGGAGATTTCAACTGATTACATCTCACCAGCCTTTGCTTTAGCAGTAAACAAATAAGGAAGCGAATAAGGCCTTTAATAAAATAGCCTAGTCCGAGTAGAGGAGAAAGATAGAGTTACGGACAATGGCGTCAGAAGAACCGTCGATGAACCACTTTGTGATGTCACCCTTCTGAATAACGCAAGCGGTTGAGGGAGAGACTTTGAAGCGAACCACTCCACTGCCCGATGGCTTGGCCATTGAAACGGCAAAGGTTCTGGGTGTTGATGGTGGGAAGTGAGGTGCAAAGGAGGGACTTGAGGAGACGGTGAAGGATTGGAAATGCAATAGAGAAACCCGGCGGAGAATGGAGATTGCCACTGCTGAACTGTTATGCCAAGCAGTGCTTGTGATTGTCATCAAATCGTGGCAGCGGGTCAAATGGTTGCTGATGGAAGTCCGAATTTTggtctctctttcttttaatatttatatataaagcaGTTATAAGAGGGAAAATTGAAGGAATATTCCAATTTCTCATTTGAGTGTCTTCTAAAAAGTATTAATAATGGGAAgctaatattttaatatctaatCCAATTGTTCTATTTAACTATCCATCTATGTAAAGatctaaagaaaaacaaaaaaaatgactgaaaaaaacttaatttagttgtttaatttcaatggtaaataatctaaaattagGAAGTAACgagaacaaaataatttactaACAAACAACTAAATAGATCGagaagaattaaagaaaaatgaagttttgaaattttagtttattcaTAAACTTTATAGTTAGAATATTATTGCaaatgaaattgttgaagGTCAAATATACTTCTAGACCTCCTAATTTTGATGGTTCAaattatgtatgtttgaaaGCTAATTATGAAAATCTATGTATTGaccaaacttttcaaattaaactgAAGTTattacttaaataaaatagattatatttttatttgtgcTATATGTGTTATTGGGCGTTGAGTCCCTGTTCCTGTTAAGTTGTCGCCAATATTTCTCCCTTGGAGGTTGGGTAAGGTTTTGATGATTTTAGTGTAAATTTTCTGTGTACCTATTAAGCTGGGACTTAAATGTAATAATATCCACCATATTTAGGTGTTAGATTTGAATTATTGGAAGAATTTATTTGGACAAAGACGAATTTGGCTGTTTGTCACAAATTTATGATTAGAAATGTGAAGGCCATCAGAGGATTCTCTGGCTAAGTTTCAAAGCTTAATCTTGCAATTTTTAGAATACTCATTAAGtatgatattgatattgatttcCGCATAACCCTTGGATGTTGGGATTGAGAGATTGAGGTTATTAAGAAGCTGTCCAACAAGATTAAGATGATCACTTTGGCACTTTGTTGGTGAGTTTTCATTGGGTTTTGTTTGATCATGGATACCCATTAGAGTTGGTTTGGAATTAATGCTTATTTGTACCTTTTAGTATTAGTATTGAAGTTTCATCTTTGGTGAATTTTGTCAAAAGTTTGGAATCGTCTTGGATCAAGCTACATTTGGGTAACTTTTCTCTGGGAGAATAACATTAATGTGTTGTCTAGTAGGTTGAGGTTAATCTCGACAAGATTTTGGTAAGTAATTGAAGTTTTGTAACTACTCGAAGTGTTAAGTGTGCTATGATTTAAGTTACAGTTCTTGGTTGTGGTTTTTCTTGGAGGTCTTTGAGTATCATTAAGTTTCGGCGTCAAGATTGATCtacttattaaaattttgagttggTTAAGTATAGAACTTTGGGTGTATGCAAGTTTAATTTGGAGCTTTGAAAGACTATGAGGCTTTTTCGTTGggatttatatgtttatagtCAAGAAGTCGTTGAGGTTTTCACATGTCATCTTTGGTTATGCTTAGGTTTGAGTCCTTGAGAGGCTTGGAAAACGAGGATATGAATTCAAACTAAAGTGAGGAGAGCTTTATAATCCCAAAGGAGCGAGTTATTGACTGTAAGTagtttgttttcaagtattttcattataaatctatatatattattataatacgTTATGAATGTGAAATTACCAGTATGATTGTTTTATGAACCATGTGttaaaaaatcttttcaaatatgattttcGGTTTTCATGAACTCTTATA encodes:
- the LOC101210287 gene encoding uncharacterized protein LOC101210287, producing MTITSTAWHNSSAVAISILRRVSLLHFQSFTVSSSPSFAPHFPPSTPRTFAVSMAKPSGSGVVRFKVSPSTACVIQKGDITKWFIDGSSDAIVNPANQVMLGGGGADGAIHNAAGPDLIQACYSVQEVQPGIRCPTGEARITPGFQLPASHVIHTVGPIYNASRNPQALLRSAYRNSLAVAKENNIQYIAFPAISCGVFRYPYDEAATIALSTIKEFSQGLKEVHFVLYAPDIYDVWLDKANELLEH